A genomic region of Cannabis sativa cultivar Pink pepper isolate KNU-18-1 chromosome 1, ASM2916894v1, whole genome shotgun sequence contains the following coding sequences:
- the LOC115705297 gene encoding protein DUF642 L-GALACTONO-1,4-LACTONE-RESPONSIVE GENE 2, producing the protein MYRVAVLLALLCAICHSSTASTFTNGLLPNGDFEYGPKPSEMKGTLVTSKTAIPKWEITGYVEYIKSGHKQGDMLLIVPAGAFAVRLGNEASIKQKIKVAKGQFYSLTFSAARTCAQEERLNVSVSPNSEPNDWGMLPMQTMYSSNGWDSYAWGFLAEASEIEISVHNPGVEEDPACGPLIDSIALKLLSPPKRGNDNLLKNGNFEEGPYVLPKTSSGVLIPPKIEDDHSPLPGWMIESLKAVKYVDSDHFAVPVGKRAVELVGGKESALTQVVRTIIGKTYVLSFAVGDAKNACEGSLGLEAFAGNSTVKVAYKSTGKGGFTRAKLRFKATQARTRVMFFSTFYTMTSDHSGSLCGPVIDDVRLISERLTKVVNAIN; encoded by the exons ATGTACAGAGTCGCGGTGCTGTTGGCGCTGTTGTGTGCCATTTGCCACTCATCAACAGCCTCTACCTTCACTAATG gTCTATTACCAAATGGGGACTTCGAGTATGGTCCAAAACCATCAGAAATGAAAGGAACATTAGTAACAAGCAAAACAGCAATTCCGAAATGGGAAATAACAGGCTACGTTGAGTACATAAAATCAGGTCACAAACAAGGTGATATGTTACTAATAGTACCAGCGGGTGCATTTGCAGTGAGGCTAGGCAACGAAGCTTCaattaagcaaaaaataaaGGTAGCAAAGGGCCAATTCTACTCACTAACCTTCAGTGCAGCAAGGACTTGTGCCCAAGAGGAGAGGCTCAACGTGTCGGTCTCACCTAACTCTGAGCCCAATGACTGGGGCATGTTGCCTATGCAGACCATGTATAGTAGCAATGGGTGGGACTCGTACGCTTGGGGATTCTTGGCTGAGGCTTCTGAGATTGAAATTAGTGTCCATAATCCAGGTGTTGAGGAAGATCCAGCTTGTGGTCCACTCATTGACTCAATTGCTCTGAAACTCTTGAGCCCTCCTAAACGCGGAAACG ataatttattgaaaaatggTAATTTCGAAGAAGGACCATACGTGTTACCAAAAACATCATCTGGTGTCCTAATCCCACCAAAGATCGAAGACGATCACAGCCCATTACCAGGCTGGATGATCGAATCCCTTAAGGCAGTCAAATACGTTGACTCCGACCACTTCGCCGTTCCGGTGGGGAAACGTGCCGTCGAGTTAGTCGGCGGAAAAGAGAGTGCCTTGACTCAAGTTGTCCGTACAATCATAGGAAAGACTTACGTGCTGAGTTTCGCAGTAGGAGATGCCAAGAATGCTTGCGAAGGTAGTTTGGGTTTAGAGGCTTTCGCCGGAAACAGTACAGTTAAGGTGGCTTATAAATCAACCGGTAAAGGAGGGTTCACACGTGCCAAGCTTAGGTTCAAGGCCACGCAAGCACGCACACGTGTGATGTTTTTCAGCACGTTCTATACCATGACTAGTGACCATAGTGGTTCTCTTTGTGGACCTGTCATTGATGATGTGAGGTTGATCAGTGAACGTCTCACTAAAGTAGTTAAtgctattaattaa